A window from Solanum stenotomum isolate F172 chromosome 7, ASM1918654v1, whole genome shotgun sequence encodes these proteins:
- the LOC125871463 gene encoding adenosine kinase 2-like isoform X1, which translates to MEYDGILLGMGNPLLDISAVVDQDFWNKYEIEPNNAILAEDKHLPMYDEMAAKPTVEYIAGGATQNSIRVAQWILQFPGATSYMGSVGKDKFGEEMKKNAQDAGVNVHYYEDETAPTGTCAVCVLDGERSLIANLSAANCYKVDQLKRPENWALVEKAKFYYIAGFFLTVSPESIQLVAEHAAANNKIFSMNLSAPFICEFFRDPQEKALPYMDFVFGYETEARTFSKVHGWETDNVEEIALKISQWPKASGTHKRITVITQGAGPVVVAEDGKVKLFPVIPLPKEKLVDANGTGDAFVGGFLSQLVQEKPIAECVRAGCYASNVIIQRSGCTYPEKPDFA; encoded by the exons GTATGAAATCGAGCCGAACAATGCAATTCTCGCAGAGGACAAGCACTTGCCTAT GTATGATGAAATGGCAGCCAAGCCCACTGTTGAATACATTGCTGGAG GTGCAACACAAAACTCAATCAGAGTGGCTCAG TGGATCCTACAATTTCCAGGTGCAACAAGTTACATGGGCTCAGTTGGGAAGGACAAGTTTGGGgaggaaatgaagaaaaatgcaCAGGATGCTGGCGTCAAT GTTCATTACTATGAGGATGAGACTGCTCCAACAGGGACTTGTGCTGTTTGTGTGCTGGATGGCGAGAG GTCATTGATTGCTAACTTATCAGCAGCGAATTGCTACAAGGTTGACCAGTTGAAACGACCAGAGAACTGGGCCTTGG TTGAGAAGGCCAAATTTTACTATATTGCTGGATTCTTTCTCACCGTTTCTCCAGAATCTATTCAGCTTGTTGCTGAGCACGCAGCAGCCAATAACAAG ATCTTCTCAATGAACCTTTCAGCACCATTCATCTGCGAGTTCTTCAGGGATCCTCAAGAGAAAGCTTTGCC GTATATGGACTTTGTATTTGGATATGAGACAGAAGCAAGAACCTTCTCAAAAGTACACGGCTGGGAG ACGGATAATGTTGAAGAAATAGCTTTGAAAATCTCCCAATGGCCAAAGGCATCTGGAACACACAAGAGGATTACTGTTATTACACAGGGTGCTGGTCCTGTTGTTGTCGCTGAGGATGGGAAGGTGAAGCTGTTCCCTGTTATACCGTTGCCAAAAGAGAAACTTGTTGACGCCAATGGTACTG GGGATGCATTTGTTGGAGGATTTTTGTCACAATTGGTTCAAGAAAAGCCTATTGCTGAGTGTGTAAGAGCAGGTTGTTATGCATCGAACGTTATCATCCAGAGGTCGGGTTGTACATACCCCGAGAAGCCAGATTTCGCATGA
- the LOC125871144 gene encoding uncharacterized protein LOC125871144, with amino-acid sequence MDHRQPPQPPPPLPPPVAINHQTTTQILKQTTRTFISNLLLFLFLSSLILTFRSNVENGTNYLTSFIDRDPSLKSILSRIDLSGQQLQHPQLQRDHHRRRRPFLHLSRVGTLDDDFFSGDSDLDKSLFHPSSKPQPNSTYVILSNFDRNLGFSDQIIDDGILFPQAIRNGFISFKPPSETQNLSQVDNPENEYNNENGVVDLQFLIKGLELGRGDATALLFLVSLLSAAYAYVVLAFLVTYTWIHGIIFLQVLDNVLGNYRSIFRTAWEGSNLGLRRLSGFVLMRWAVKDALAQLLGIWVFGEIEDQYSFFKVFVRMKLMPFSDVAPWVTGHEKESLCFIISWFLVDLVVGFIFAVDSWVSIVDSRKSGREVVKEGCHLLGIMVCPAIGIKCWEVLVCGWCTRWILGRIFGEVFALAFQCVMEVYFMVVWLTFYLAARYNDASSVGRTFGRRELEGFLEGVR; translated from the coding sequence ATGGACCACCGTCAACCACCACAACCTCCGCCGCCGCTGCCGCCGCCGGTAGCAATCAATCACCAAACAACCACCCAAATCCTGAAACAAACCACGAGAACCTTCATCTCCAATCTCCTCCTATTCCTCTTCCTTTCTTCTCTCATTCTCACTTTCCGTTCCAATGTCGAAAATGGTACCAACTACCTCACTTCCTTCATCGATCGTGACCCTTCTCTGAAATCCATTCTATCTCGTATTGACCTCTCCGGTCAACAGCTGCAGCATCCTCAGCTCCAACGTGACCACCATCGCCGCCGTCGACCTTTTCTTCACCTATCCCGTGTAGGTACTCTTGATGATGATTTCTTTTCTGGGGATTCGGACCTTGATAAATCCCTATTTCATCCTTCTTCTAAACCTCAGCCGAATTCTACTTACGTAATTCTTTCCAATTTTGACCGGAATTTAGGGTTCTCAGACCAAATTATTGATGATGGGATTTTGTTTCCTCAAGCAATTCGTAATGGGTTTATCTCTTTCAAGCCTCCTTCAGAGACACAGAATTTGTCTCAGGTTGATAATCCTGAAAATGAGTATAACAATGAAAATGGTGTTGTTGATTTGCAGTTTTTGATAAAAGGTCTTGAATTGGGTCGTGGTGATGCTACAGCATTGTTATTTCTTGTTAGTTTGTTGTCAGCTGCCTATGCTTATGTGGTGTTGGCTTTTTTGGTTACTTACACTTGGATTCATGGGATAATTTTCTTGCAAGTGTTGGATAATGTGTTAGGGAATTACAGGTCAATTTTCAGGACTGCTTGGGAAGGTTCTAATTTGGGGTTAAGAAGGCTTTCTGGGTTTGTTTTGATGAGGTGGGCAGTAAAGGATGCATTAGCTCAATTGTTGGGTATTTgggtttttggagaaattgaggatcaatattcattttttaaggttTTTGTGAGGATGAAATTGATGCCCTTTTCGGATGTGGCGCCATGGGTTACAGGGCATGAGAAGGAAAGCTTGTGCTTTATCATCTCATGGTTCTTGGTGGACTTGGTAGTGGGGTTTATTTTTGCTGTTGATTCTTGGGTTTCTATTGTGGACTCGAGGAAAAGTGGTAGGGAGGTTGTCAAAGAAGGATGTCATTTGTTGGGTATTATGGTGTGTCCTGCTATAGGAATCAAATGTTGGGAAGTTTTGGTTTGTGGGTGGTGTACAAGATGGATATTGGGTCGAATATTTGGAGAAGTGTTTGCACTGGCATTTCAGTGTGTTATGGAAGTTTATTTTATGGTAGTTTGGTTAACATTTTACTTGGCTGCAAGGTATAATGATGCCTCCTCAGTTGGGAGGACATTTGGACGAAGAGAATTGGAAGGCTTTCTCGAGGGCGTTAGATGA